The genomic region ACAGAAGTCCCTATCGTTGGAATCGGAAAGGGCAGAAACCTAAAGTGATTTTACAAATATGAAATGGAAAGAATTAATAAACAATAGTTTACATATTGTGTTTGTTGGACTGAATCCCGGGATTCGATCGTTTGAGACGCAATGCTTCTATGCACACCCTTCCAATCGCTTTTGGAAACTCCTCCATGAGGCAGGATTTACCTCCCGACAATTACCACCTGAAGATTATGCTGAGTTACTGACTTGGAATATCGGACTGCTCGACTTGGTTTCGCGTCCGACCCTTAGCGGTAATGAGTTATCGCCCCGAGAGTTTCGCACCGGACGTGAAAAACTCATCGCTACCGCCAAAAGC from bacterium harbors:
- a CDS encoding mismatch-specific DNA-glycosylase; protein product: MKWKELINNSLHIVFVGLNPGIRSFETQCFYAHPSNRFWKLLHEAGFTSRQLPPEDYAELLTWNIGLLDLVSRPTLSGNELSPREFRTGREKLIATAKSYQPLWLAANGLSVGRWLSGDKKIFEYGEWGVLPDTTIRLWVLPSSSGRAAKHQGKSFTYADKLREWKRFHDSVCPPTV